The Diospyros lotus cultivar Yz01 chromosome 15, ASM1463336v1, whole genome shotgun sequence genome has a window encoding:
- the LOC127791634 gene encoding extensin-like, whose protein sequence is MLSRTEVSSPPTLGARSAITQAPCRPSPLPAPPFFQIQHQRLQIRHQQLEIGHRYPDPSSPSASPPFTVAGHHRSFLHRCRQPHRPLSQPASLPADIVATQTHRSDPSSPKPPTPSPLLDLPLPYLRPPCRATPRPRWPSALPSVYPLLPF, encoded by the coding sequence ATGCTCAGCCGCACTGAGGTGAGCTCGCCACCTACTTTAGGCGCCAGATCCGCCATTACGCAGGCACCTTGCCGCCCTTCGCCATTGCCAGCGCCGCCGTTCTTTCAGATCCAACACCAGCGACTCCAGATCCGGCACCAGCAACTTGAGATCGGCCATCGCTACCCAGATCCGTCGTCACCAAGCGCCTCACCACCCTTCACCGTCGCCGGCCATCACCGTTCCTTCCTTCATCGTTGCCGTCAACCACACCGACCACTGTCGCAGCCCGCATCTTTGCCTGCTGACATAGTTGCCACCCAGACCCACCGCTCAGATCCGTCGTCGCCAAAGCCGCCGACGCCATCACCACTTTTAGATCTGCCATTGCCATATCTGCGGCCACCGTGTCGTGCCAcgcctcgccctcgctggcCGTCGGCTCTGCCCTCGGTCTATCCCTTGCTGCCTTTCTAA